acaaaaaaatgaatcataccaataaatacattgattgatttgcctttttttttgtacttcctgtctgaaaagaagaaggaaaaagttAAACAGAACCGAGCATTAATTTGAGAttcttgaaaatgtttcattttgaaatatgaTATTGAATTTATGCTCTGATGATTTCCTTGCCATTTCTTCTTTCGCATGTTAGCTTACAAGCgctgagctgtttttttttttttttttttaaattaaacaccACAAACGCTAATTGTGTCGGCGGCGCCACGTTGAGAAGCGCTTGAATGACAAATAATCCCGGCGGTCCCAGTACGATCCCAGGAACCGGGCCTTTGTGGAGGAGGTGCGGGCCGCCTGCAAACTGCTGCGCTCCACCGGCGCCGAGTGGATCCGCAACAGGAAGTCGGCCCTGCAGGGCGACGGCGGCGACGTGCCCAAAGACATCCTCACGCAGATCATCAAGTCGGCCGGAAAAGGTCAATACACCACTTGGACTTCAAGACGGTACTTGGTACCTTCGCAGCATCCACCATTTTTCgattcacttgaacaaaatgTCACATGTGAtttgtacggaagcgtattgatgctacacaaaaaaaaaaaaaaaaagctcgctatcacgttataacgtgatatgttacATGTTATactgtggatgtttcatgttatgacatgatatgtttcacgttattaTGTgcttaattacacgttataacgtgaaccATTTCATGTTATTGCATGAAAAGGTTCACATTACaatgtaattcatttcatgttataatgtgaaactttcatgttGTAACATGATATGTGAGTCGTTtcatacggaagcgtattgctgccacacccaaaaaaaaaaaaaaaagaaaaagttcggTTATAAAGTgatagcgactttttttttttggggtgtggcagcaatacgcttgaAACTTTTCactttataacatgaaatgagtcgcattataacgtgaaacatgttacaacatgaaacatccacattataatgtgaaacatcacgttataacgtgatagcgacctcttctttttttgggggggggggaggggggatgtggcagcaatacgcttccatagatttgtttgtttgaaatattgtaggaagctttttttttttttttccaactttcaaCAATTCAAATCTTTGCACTGACGTCAGATTGAACTctaattggaatttttttttctttcttaatgagacaaacaaaaaatgtgcacaattttcCTCAACTGAGTCGGGGGGAGTTTCAATATTTGGCATTCGGCGATTGATGGTTCCCGTGGCTTGGTGTTTCACGCAAGATGTGAAGATGGTGCTCCTGGTTTTTGTATTTCAGAGGAAAGCATGACCCAGGAAGACGAAGAGTTCATGCTGGACAATTTTGTGACCTTCTTCATCGCCGGTGAGACTCGAATCCGATTTTAATCCGACTCAAGTCACGCTAGGCCGTCACCGTCGCCGTGGTGACGTTCCGTCCCGATTAGCCAAATCTAGTGAAACGggaggctttaaaaaaaaaaaaaaaaaaaaatgaaaaagagctTGGCTGACTTGCTAACaagcatattttgttttcaaacaattttatgattttgttttagGCAGCGTTGGCAAGATGACTTTAGAAATGTACTTTGTTACAATTACCAGTTACTCTGCTGAAAATGTAACAGTTGTGCTTCCTCAAAGCAACATGACGTCTTAcgtttgatgacattttgattaGCGTAattacagagcgcacttggttctaagcctcacccagtacatttgtcaaggaaataccatttggtacatacgaactccgcagctgtgtaaaagccgagAGTTTAACACGAGCaccgccatgctaatgctagcgcggcggtgCTCGTGTTAAACTCTAAGGctcacgctaatgctaacgctgtgctaacagggccggtttaaaaaaaaaaaaaaaaaaaaacatatcagtaaaaatcaccgagacacagcagtaacacgcgagCGCAGCGGCAACTGgtccggaccggtaaaagtcacttcctcggcacatatattccgccggtcgtctcacgcttaccttttccgctcgtgcGTCCGTTcgaagaaaatgcacaaattagccacatggccgcgtaaaccgcagggttgaacgcgtcttataggccggaaatgacggtactttGAATTTTGAACGCAACCATCACCGGGACCGTTTTTGGAcgggagagttttttttttgtttcatcaaaatCTCCCCAACAGTTCATAGGACGCGCCACGAGAAACTGTTTTGGTCTTTTTCAGGACAGGAAACGACGGCGAACCAGCTGGCGTTTTGCATCCTGGAGCTCGCCAGACATCCCGACATACAAAAGAAGTCAGAAACaatccagcagcagcagcgacaataaaaacaacaacaagaagaaaatgtatctcgtctttgtttgtttgttttgcagagCTCAAAAGGAGGTGGACGACGTCATCGGGATGAAACGAGAAATTAGCTACGAAGACCTCGGGAAACTCGTTTACCTCTCACAGGTACGCCGCCTTgaactctttctttcttttgacttCCTTTTGCAATATTCATTTGCTAATATTTCGGGGGTGCGCCGCATTTGTATTACCGGACCGCGAAATGATGACGCGTCGTCGTGCGCTCGAAGGTCCtcaaagaaactttgagggttTACCCGACGGCCCCGGGGACGTCCCGCGATCTCGTCGACGACATCGTCGTGGACGGCGTCCGCGTTCCGGGCGGAGCCATCAGCATCGTAAGGTTTCGACGTTCGGGCCCCGCCCCAAAAATGGCAAAGAAGAAATAGTGAAagagtttttgtgtgtttgtgtgcgccgAATTCAGTTTAGCTCGTACGTGTCCAGCAAATTGGAACGCTTCTTCGAGAATCCGAAGGAATTTAACCCGGATCGCTTTCACCCGGATGCTCCCaagtaagactttttttttttttttttttttttttcccccccccaactattatcataaagtgccctgcgattggctggcaaccatttcagggtgtaccccgcctcctccccgttgacagctggcataggctccagcatgcccttgtgaggataagcggcaaagaaaatggatggatggataaaatcattcattttttttttttacttgcaacGTGGCTTCTTGTAAtaggaacactttttttccctacaTTGCAACGTTTTTAACATAATCCAACTCTGAACACATTTTTCTAGAAAATTATGACATTTTAACATGTTTTCTaacgtctttgttttttaaccccGCATGGAATGTTTCATCTTAATTATTGGTTTTTTTAGAACTTTATTGAACATATACAAACACTTCAATCCCcggtaaaataataaaaaatatattcatattatttcctattattatttatttttttctcattaaaaaacaacaacaaatgttgtaaatttgtaaaggtGTCCAACTGTTGCATGCTTTTTGAAAtctgactttgttttgtttttttttgttgcatttttttttttctttttttaattttttctttttttttttaaccccgcacttttattctcataaaaaaagGAACGTCATATGTTGTAAATTTCTAAACGTTTCCTACTGTCGGTAGCTTtttgaaatatgattttgttttgtttccttttgttgcattttttttctttttttaaatgtttgttcttttttttaagccccGGATGGAATGTTCCATCttaattgttttggtttttttttagaactttATTGAACATATACAAGCACTTCAACCCccagcaaaaataataaaaaatatatatttatattatttcctATTATTATTTAGTTCTTTCAAATATAAACATGTAAGTATTTCCTACTGTTGCTAGCTTTTTGAaatctgattttgttttgtttcttttgttgcattttttttttcttttttttttttcaacatttgttttttttttttttttttttttttttttacagacctTACTACTGCTACTACCCATTTTCTCTGGGCCCGCGGGCCTGCGTGGGAAAAAACTTTGCTCAGGTGACGGaacgacccaaaaaaaaaaaaaaacaaatatcgtCGCGTAAAAAAAGCGATGCGCTGACCGctgcggtctttttttttttttctatttttccgGACAGATGGAAGCCAAATTGGTGATGGCCAAGTTGCTGCAGAGGTTCGACTTGGTGCTGGCGGCGGGCCAGAGCGCCGAAATCCTCGACTTGGGTACGTTGCGGCCCAAAAGCGGCGTGGTGTGCGCCGTCACGCACAGGAAGCACTGCGGCCCGTGAAGGCGAAGGCGCCGGCGCAAAAATGGCCGCCGGAGCGGTTTCCTTTCTACCCGGTGACGCCGAATCGATCAGTTTCTCACTCTCTTTCAAATCATTTGTCGTCCAATCAAAAGTTcagaatgctaaaaaaaaaaaaatcactttgtaGGCGGACAAATATTCTTGAAAATAATCACTAAAATGATATTATTGCACTCTTAACAAAATATTCAGATGAATACACATAATTTATAGCATAtgatccttttttcttttgtatgtaattcaatcattttcaataaattcatttaaatgtactgcatctttttatttgaattatttatatttagttAGGTGCTTGGACTAGTTACACATTCTCGAAATTAGTCGCCGTCTATTCTGAACACGGATGAATTGTATttaactcaaaattgtccaaaatgtcaaaacgttaaatattgtttgatttcacacacattttttttttaaatccagtaacTGAATCTTTTCAATTTGTGCCTTTTCATTTTGAACGAAAGTCCGGATTTAGGAGTAAAGGGATGAACATTCGTGCagtacatttatttgtttttgatccgctaattttcaaaatataataattaaataaattttatattatattaaaattATGGAATTGCTTGACTAAAAGTAAAAACCCTGATTGCGTAACTTTTGAAGGTTTATAAAGTACTTTGTGGATGTACTGCATGTTGTGTAATTCTGTATTTGTGATAGCAATGAAGACAAAGATGGGAACACATTTTACTCGTTGCAGTTACTGCGAGTGGTCGCTTGATGTCAGTGTCGTCCCCGTGCCTGATTTCAAACGAAGTCACcatcaaccatccatccattttcttagacgcttatccttaccagggtcgcggggagtgctggagcctatcccagctgtcaacggggaggaggcggggtacgccctgaactggtcgccagccaatctcagggcgcatagagacagacagccaatcacacctaggggcaatttgcagtgtccaattaattttgtatgttttggggatgtgggaggaaacccaggcaggcacggggagaacaagcaaactccacacaggcggggccgggatttgaacccgggacctcagaacagctaatccaccgtgcgcCGTAACCAATCAATTGTCACGTTATCATTTTGATCCCATTTCAATTTGACTGAGCTAACGTTAATGTGCTTGCGTGAAGTCCAAgtttctgaaaataaataaacgccACGAAGATACATTTCTGCAtaatttatagttaataattattattattattatttccaacCAGATGGCATAAATACTGTATCATCAACGCATATTTTGATTGGAATATATTTTGAAacgttttatttaattttctttccgCAAATACTCGTCACTCACACAAGGTGGCGCTGCAACCTCACTAACTCATGAGCCACACGTTTCGTGTcgttgtaaatatttcatgctGAATTTGATATTTAGCCCAAGCAAAAGTCGAGCTTGACGCCGATTTATGTATTACATTTCAATATTGTTATTTCTGAAAGCCCAGAAAGAAATAAGatttatgtattatatatattttattggtaagtgttaaaaaaatttatttaagaAGCAGAAATCATCTGCTGGGGACTCTGCTATGAACAATACAAGCAAAAACGGACGTAAAAATATGTCATCATTTCatcattctgaaaaaaaaaactggaaattggagggtgttgaaaaaaagtgaaacaaaaaatgtcaaagaaacaaaacgaaaaatatTCACAGAAAATATGAAAGTGTCCAGCAAAGGTTAAGCAAAATTTCTATTCCTTAAGCAATTATTgttactgtttttgtttttttctaaatcatttTTGCACatattgttgtgtatttttgatgCGGCCACACGGACGTTTTGgtgaatatttatttatcaaGTGACAATCACAAACAAGAAGcacaaaacgcaaacaaaacgCATGCACAATCCAAATTTGACACGCCGAATGGCGACGCACAAACTCGGGAAAACTCTTAACGGGGACGCTTACGACCCGGATTAAACCAGCGCCGGCCGTGAAATCTTCGGCCGAAACAAAAACACGAGAACCAAAGAAAAAGGGGGATCGCCAGAGTAAATTATAAATAAGTTGTGATCTGACCATTTTCGAAATCGGCGTTTCCCCGTTTTTGCTCAAAAGcttgaaataataattaaaataattctgtGCTCTTACGATTCTCGATTTATCCTCCAACGTTGGGGATCGTTTTGTGGAAATGTTCttattcagacttttttttggggcatcATTTCCTGGTTCTCGCCAGACTTCTCACGTAACAGGAggaatttttaaatacaaacatcCACACCTGCGGACAATTTAGGGTCCTGAATGAGTTTTGGGACGGAttgggagtacccggagaaaaacccacgcaagttaaataagttttttttttttttttttatcttcagttATTTGTGGCGCAACGACGAGCGTCAAACACAAAGTGTCTCAGGCCCTGGCGAAGGCGCCGCCGTTCACGGGTCCCCCCAGGGCCCCGGCGGCCAATTTGTTGGCCTTCCTCCGGGCGGCTCTGGAGCACGCCAGGTAGAAGATCTCGGCCACGTTGAGCAGCACCGACACGCAGGACATGACCAGCATGAAGAGGATGAAGACGGTCTTCTCGGTGGGCCGCGACATGAAGCACTCCACCGTGAAGGGGCAGGGGGCCCGCGAGCACACGATCTGGGGCTCCATGACGAAGCCGTACAGGTAGTACTGACCCACGATGAAGGCCACCTCCAGAATGATCCGGAAGAAGATGGAGGTCATGTAGTTCCCCAGCAGGTCGCCCTTGATGGTCACCTGGCCCTTGTCGTCCGAGTACTTGGGGAGCTTGAGCGCCGAGGAGCCGCCGGCCCGCTGGCGCTCGCGGAGTTTGTTCTCCTTGTGGATGACGTGCATGACGTGGCCCAAGTAG
This genomic window from Syngnathoides biaculeatus isolate LvHL_M chromosome 23, ASM1980259v1, whole genome shotgun sequence contains:
- the LOC133496274 gene encoding cholesterol 24-hydroxylase-like, yielding MSFVFTLAAHLLGLLVILLFVAFLGYSAYLKYVHLKYDHIPGPPRESFFFGHSFIIWRTMKNDDLTHDLFLKWAERYGSVYKINLLHHVLVFITSPESVKEILMSTKYTKDLFLHKRLFSMFGQRFLGNGLVTAREHDQWYKQRRIIDPAFSSLYLRTLTGTFNEQAEKLMAKLADVADRKSEARMLELVNRVTLGVIIKVAFGMDIELLENASSPFPAAIETCLKGMVHNIRNAFFQYDPRNRAFVEEVRAACKLLRSTGAEWIRNRKSALQGDGGDVPKDILTQIIKSAGKEESMTQEDEEFMLDNFVTFFIAGQETTANQLAFCILELARHPDIQKKAQKEVDDVIGMKREISYEDLGKLVYLSQVLKETLRVYPTAPGTSRDLVDDIVVDGVRVPGGAISIFSSYVSSKLERFFENPKEFNPDRFHPDAPKPYYCYYPFSLGPRACVGKNFAQMEAKLVMAKLLQRFDLVLAAGQSAEILDLGTLRPKSGVVCAVTHRKHCGP
- the LOC133496278 gene encoding gap junction Cx32.2 protein-like produces the protein MGEWGFLASLLDKVQSHSTVIGKVWLSVLFVFRIMVLGAGAEKVWGDEQSKMICNTKQPGCKNVCYDRAFPISHIRFWVLQIIFVSTPTLVYLGHVMHVIHKENKLRERQRAGGSSALKLPKYSDDKGQVTIKGDLLGNYMTSIFFRIILEVAFIVGQYYLYGFVMEPQIVCSRAPCPFTVECFMSRPTEKTVFILFMLVMSCVSVLLNVAEIFYLACSRAARRKANKLAAGALGGPVNGGAFARA